ATCAAAAATTGTGAAGAGACTGCAGGAACATGAAACCAAAACAGTTCCTGTAATAGCCAAATACAATCAAATTCATGGCGTAATTAAAATCAATGGTGAAGGAAGTTTTGATGAAGTTTTTGAAAAACTCTCCTATGAAGTGGAGAATGGATTTAGGAATATGAGGTGATGCTTTTCTTTACTTCTTATTCCAATATTATTAATTAGTTGGAAGTCAGTATTGACATTCACCTATAATAATTCGCTATTCACCACATAATTCGCGAATAGTATTAGGTAACATTATACATTTGCTATTAATCTGCAAAAACATAATTATTAATTGTTCTTTTGCATCAGAATTGCTAAGTTAAAGAGATTGATTTTAAACAATTTGTAATAATGAAAATTTCAAAAACATTATCGCAATAAATCGATATAATTTTGTCCAATATAATGAACTCCAATTACTAATGTTCTTTTTGATAACATCCAGAAAACCTAATTTAAAATGAATAAAGGAAGATTATACCTTATTTTAATTGTCATCGGAATTCTTGTAGTAGCTGTATTTGCCATGCAGGGATTATCCAAGATGAAAAAAGAGACTAAATCTGCTGAACATAAGAATATCAAGCGCTATGTGAAAGTGGAAATTGTAAAATATGATACCTTAGCTACACTAATTGAAGCTACAGGCCGATTGGAATCAAAAAGTTTTATTGATTTAAGTGCTGAAGTGCAAGGAATGATACTCGCTGGAAATGTGCCATTGAAAAAAGGACAGAAGTTTTCGAAAGGTAGTGTTTTGCTAAACATTTATGACAAAGAGGCAGAATTAGCACTTAAGGCTGCAAAGAGCAGGTTCTTAACTTCACTGGCTAATATTCTTCCTGATTTAAAAATTGATTTTCCTGTAAACTATTCCCAATGGAGTACTTTCTTTGAATCAATTGAAATAGATAAAGATTTGCCTACAATTCCTGACACCAAATCAGCTAAAGAGAAAATATTTGTTTCAAGCAGAAACATTTTAGCAGATTATTTCACTATTCAGAGTTCGGAAATTCGCTTGAAGAA
The Bacteroidota bacterium genome window above contains:
- a CDS encoding efflux RND transporter periplasmic adaptor subunit, with protein sequence MNKGRLYLILIVIGILVVAVFAMQGLSKMKKETKSAEHKNIKRYVKVEIVKYDTLATLIEATGRLESKSFIDLSAEVQGMILAGNVPLKKGQKFSKGSVLLNIYDKEAELALKAAKSRFLTSLANILPDLKIDFPVNYSQWSTFFESIEIDKDLPTIPDTKSAKEKIFVSSRNILADYFTIQSSEIRLKKYTIYAPFNGVYTNVYAEVGAIANPGGRLASIIRTDELELEVPVSVADVKWLKVGSPVIVKNEEKSKKWSGSVSRISSFVDAQTQSISVFVKLPVDANDPLYRGQYLRAYFEGISLENVMEIPRNAVSNGNEVYIVNDGKLQKKEIVVHKLYNHTLLFSGLKKGTKLIVEPLINPVEGTEVDILKTK